The Syntrophorhabdus sp. genome segment AGGTGGTCACCGACCAGAAGGAGGCCGGTACCGGGATCGATGACGTCCAGGCCCAGATCAACAAGATGTGCGGCGTCGATGAAGAAACGTTCAAGAAGCACAATAAAGGGGGTGAAGCATGACCGCATTGACTGCAGACAAGAGGACGCAATACACCGAGGGCGTCGATGTTCCTGCCCCGGTCGATGGGGGCAGCAAGATCTTCGCCGGCGCGAACGCATGCTTCAACACGGCGGGGTTCCTCGTCCCGGGAGGGGATACGAGCGGCCTCATCTATGCCGGCGTCTCCCGGAGCTCCATCGACAACAGCCTGGGCCAGGACGGAGACGAATTGGCCGTCATTCGCCGGCGCGGGCTCTTCCTCATGGAATTTGCCACGGAGATCAGCCAGGCGAACGTCGGGGACAACGTCTTCCTCGTCGACGACCAACTGGTGGATCTCGCGGGAAACGTGACATACGATATTTTCTGCGGCATCATCGCCCAGTTCGTCGACACGACGCACGCATTCGTCGACATCCTCCCCGCGATCCTGCAGGCGGACGTCGCCTCGCACATCGCGGACCCGTCGGGAGCCCACGCGGCCTCCGCCATCTCCGCGGCGGACGCGGGGAACCACTTCCCCGCCGCTGAGGCCACTGTCGAAGCTCAGCTCCAGAAGCTCGGCAAGGGCCCCTTCTTCCTGACTCTCCCCAGGTTTACCGGGTGGACCAAGGACGCAGCGGACCACGCGATCGCCCTGCCGGCGATCGAATCCCCGAACCCCGTCATGGTGAAGCGGGCATACGTGAACCTCGGCACGGCCCCCGGGGCGGACAAGACCTTGACGCTCAAGCTCAATGACACGGAACTCCTCTCCATCGCCGGGGCGGACACCCAGGGGGAGGCGGAGGCCCTTTCGATCGCCGTCGCCAAGGACACGGACTTCATCATCAAGGCGAACGAGACGGCATCGGGAGCCGGCGCGAACTGCGACATCACGCTCGTCATGTACATCGATGACGGCGAATAAAAGAGCCTACAAAGGAGGCCAACAATGATTATCAACCAGGCAGCACTTTCCGGGATACACAAGACCTTCAGCACCATCTTCAAGGAGGCGCTGGCGGCCGCGAAGAGCCAGGTCGATCTTGTCGCCATGCGGGTACCTTCCACCGGTAGAAGCGTCGACTACAAGTGGCTCGGCAACTTCCCGCAGATGCGCGAGTGGCTTGGGGATCGGGTCATCAAGGACCTGTCCGGTTTCCACTACGAGCTCGTCAACAAGTCCTACGAGGCCACGATCGAGGTCGACCGGGATGACATCGAGGACGATCAGATTGGCGTCTACACGCCCATGATCCAGGGGCTCGCCCAGTCCGCGAAGGTCCACCCTGACATCCTTGCCTTCGCGTTGCTCAAGCTCGGCTTCTCCACTCGGTGCTACGACGGGCAGTATTTCTTCGATACCGACCATGAGGTAAACGGAGCCTCGGTGGCCAATTCCGGAGGCGGGTCAGGTACGGGCTGGTACCTTACGGACCTCTCGCGCCCCATCAAGCCCCTCATCCTGCAGCGCCGCAAGGAGCCGGAGTTCGTTGCCATGGACAAGCCCGACGATGAGAACGCCTTCATGCGCAAGAAATACCGCTACGGTGTCGACGATCGGAAGAACGTGGGCTTTGGCCTCTGGCAGCTCGCCTACGGCAGCAAGCAGACCCTTAACGGGGCGAACTATGCCGCCGCGCGCTCGGCGATGATGTCCTTCACGAACGATGAAGGAACGCCCCTCGGGATCAAACCCACGCATCTCGTTGTCCCGCCCACCCTGGAATCAGTGGGAAGGACGGTCCTCGAGGCGGAGAAGGATGCCACGGGCGCGTCGAACGTCTGGTACCACACGGCTGAGCTCGTTGTCGTGCCTTGGCTGGCGTAGAAGGAGGCCTCAATGAAGATCAAGTGTAAATCGATACCGAAGAAGTTCCGCAGGGCAGGGATCACGTTCTCGAGTACACCCGCGGAATACGACGTCGACGAGAAGACCCTAAAGGTCCTTCAGACCGAGTCCATGCTCGTCGTCGAAGTTCTCCCGGAAGAGAAGAAAGATCCGGAGAAGGGAAAGGCCCAGGACAAGGAGAAAGCAGCTCCGGGCCAGGACGAATCCGGGAAGAAGGGCAAAGAGAAGTAATAAAGGACAAGGAGGCCAGGAGGAGGGCCCTGCCCTCCTCCTTTACAAACCATGGCATATTGCACGCTCGACGATATCACGAAGGCCCTGGACGAGACGACCATTATCCAGCTCACCGATGACGAGAACCTGAAACCCGCGGCGATCGACACCGGGGATCCGGATCACGCCGGCATCATCGCCCGCATCGACGAGGCCATCGAAACGGCGGATGCGGAGATCGACGGGTACTGCGCCGTGAAGTACTCGGTACCGCTCTCCCCGGTCCCGGCCGTCGTGAACAAGCTCTCCGTGGATCTCGCCATCTACTACCTGTACTCGCGGCGAACCATCCCGGAGAAGGTAGAGAAGCGCTACGAGAGGGCCGTGGCCAGGCTTAAGGACGTCGCGAGAGGACTCCTCTCCCTGGGCGTCGATCCGGAGCCGGCGGCATCGGTGGCAGCCGACAGCGCCCAGGCCAACAAGGCAACGAGCGATCGCGTCTTCACCCGCGACTCGCTGAAGGGGTTCTGACATGCTTGAGCAGATCGAAGAGGCCGTGGCCGCCAGGCTCACGCTGAAGGTTCCCGAACCGAAGCACGTCGATATCGAAGAGAAGCACAGCTCGCTGGCCATGCCGGCAATCGAGGTATACACGGGACCTGGACCCTTTGAGAAGGTTGGTCAGAAGTACAAGCTGAGACCCTCGATCTTCGTCGTCGTGACGTTTCAGAACATGCGCTCGACGAAGGACCGGCGTGCAGGGATGTACCCTGTCCTGGAGGCCGTGGCGGCTGCCCTCATCCTGCAGACGCTCGATCTCCCCATTGACCCTATGCGGCCGAAGGGAATCGAGAACATCACCCTCGAGGAAGAGGAGAAGGACGGAAAGATCGTCTTCGCCGTGGAGTTCCAGACCGGATTCTTCATCGACAGGATCGATGATGAAGCCGCGACAGCGGAGGATCTCCTCGAGATGGGATTCAAGTATTATCTCAAACCCGGTGATGACGTCGCCGACGCGGAAGACGTCGTGGAGTTTGGAACCGAGACATGAAAAGGAGGCTATCATGGCAGTCTTAAAAGTTACCGCAGCGCCCGGCACGCGCTGTCCAATGGAAGGCCGGCCGCGGGAATACATCGCCGACGGCGCGGCCGTGGAAGTACCCGAGACCGCATACTACCGGAGGCTCATCGCCGACGGGTCCCTCGTTGTTGCCGCCCCGGGAAACAAAAAGGAGGTAAAGACCGATGGCAAGTGAGAACATATCCTTCGATAACATCCCCTCATCGATCCGCAAGCCCGGCAAGTACTTCGAGTTCAACACGAAGCTCGCCGTGCGGACGCTGCCCAACAACAAACAGCGCATGCTTATCGTCGGCCAGAGGACATCGGCCGGCACCGTCGCGGAGAAGATCCCGACCCGTGTCTTCAGCGACAAGGAGGCGGAGGTCTACTTCGGCGCGGGCTCGATGTGCCACCTCCTGGCTCGGGCCGCCATCACGGCCAATCCTTACCTGGACCTCACCGTCATCGCCCTCGATGACGCGAGTGCCGGGCAGCCCGCGGTGGGGACCGTGACTCTCGGCGCATCCGCGTCGGGCAGCGGCGTGCTGACCCTCTACGTGGGAACACATAAGGTGGAGATCGCCATCGCCACGTCGACGGCCGCAGCTGCGGTGGCCGCAGCTCTCGAGGCGGAGCTTGACAAGCACCCGGACCTGCCCGTGACGGCGAGCGTCGACGGGGCTGTCGTCACCCTGACGGCAAAGAACAAGGGCCTGTGCGGCAACGACATACATCTCAGCTACGTCCTCACGAACGTATCGACCCTGACGGTGTCCATCAGTGCCATGGCAAGCGGGGCCACCAATCCGACCCTGGCCGATGCGCTTGCGGTCGTCTTCGGGGAGAAATACGACATCATCGCCTCGCCCTACAACAATCAGACGGACCTCACGACGCTCAAGACCCATCTCGACTCGGTGAGCGGTCCCATGGAACAGCGCCCAGGCGTCGGGGTCTACGGCATGAACGCGGCCCTGTCGACGGTAACGACGCTCACCGGCCAGGTGAACTCGGGGAGGATCCTCTGCGCCTACCACCGGTATACGGCGGCCACCCTCGTGCAGAGCATGCCCTATGAGATAGCGGCCGCCTTCGGTGCCGTCATGGCCTGGGAGGAGGATCCCGCGCGGCCGCTCAACACCCTCGCGCTCACTGGCATCACACCTGCCAACATCGCGGACCGCCTGTCGAGGACAGAGCAGGAAACTCTCCTTTACAACGGCGCCTCGCCCATTGAGGTGGGCCCGGGTGAGACGGTCCAGATCGCGAGGGCGATCAGCACCTATCTCCAGGATGCCCAAGGAATTGACGACGTGTCGCTCCTCGATATCACCACGATCCGCACCCTCGACTATGTCCGCAAGGCGGTACGGGAGCGGATCAGCTTGCGCTTTCCCCGGGAGAAGCTCTCGAGCAAGACACCGCCGAAGGTCCGTGCGGAGATCCTGGACGTGCTCCTTCTTCTCCAGGAACTTGAGATGGTCGAGGAGGTTGAAGCAAACAAGGACGCCCTCATCGTCGAGAGGGACCTGCAGGATGTGAACCGTCTGAACGCCCGGATCCCCGCGGACGTCGTCAACGGGCTCCACGTGTTCGCCGGCAGGATCGACCTGCTGCTGTAGTCAAAAAGGAGGACAACCATGGCAGATGAATATGTCGAATTGGTAACACTGGAAGTGAACGGCACGGAGATCACCGATTTCAACAAGGTGTCGGAGAACGAGATCGAGGTCCGGCGGCCTGTCAATCTCATGAACAAGACGGGTTTCACGAAGACCACTGCCCGCTATGGGGTCAAGGTGGAGTACGTGATCCCGAAGACTCAAACGCCCTTCAACTTCGAGGAAGTGGAGAACGGGACGCTTACCATCGACAGGGGCAACGGCAAGCGGATCACCTACAGCGGCGTCTTCACGACGAAGATCGGAGAAGCCTCCTACGGTGAGAAGGAAGCCAGCCAGACCATCGAGCTCGGCGCCGACAAGAGAACGGAGACGTGACCATGATAAAGGAAAAGCGCACGCTCCCCATCGGCATCGAGCATAACGGCCAGGTCCACCGCGAGCTGGAGATCGAGGCGCGCCGGGTCGCCCACATGGTGGACGCCCTCGAGGAGGAACGGGCCCAGGAGAATAGCCGTTATCGCGAAGTTTGCATGTACGCATGCCAGATAATCAAGCTGGGCGATATCCCGAAAGAGGACATTAACGGGGAGCTTCTCCTGTCTATGTTCCCCCGGGACTTCGAGGTGCTGACGGAGGCAGCGGAGACGGCCCAGAGACGGGCCGAGGGGTTTCAATCCGGGCCCGAAGAGTCAACGGAGACTTAGCTCCGCCGAGGCAGAGGTTCTCCTCAGACAGGCGATACTGGCCATGCTCAGGCTGGGGTTCAGTTATTCGGATGTAAGATCGATGTATGCCAGGGATCCAGCAGCCTGGCTTGATGCTCACGAGAAGATCGTCAATCCGAAACGCGGGCGAACATACATCGTAAAAAGGAAACCAGAGCAAGTATGAGCAGCAAGAACGTTCTCGAACTGATCCTTTCGGGGAATTCCTCGAAGCTCCTCAATGCGCTTGGCATTGGCGAGAAGGGCCTCAGGAAGTTCGGCCACACCGCGAAACAGGAGTTCGACAGGATCCGCAGCGCCGCGACGTCCGTGGAAGGGAAGCTTGCGTCCCTCGGGATGTCGATCGGCGCAGGTATGCTGGTCAAACAGTCCGCCCAGATGGACAAGGTCCTCACCCAGATCGGCCAGACGGCGGGAGCGACGAAGGGCGAGGTCCAAGGTCTCCGGAAAGAACTGTTCCGGATGTCGTCCGAGACGGGTCAGAGCGTCGAGGACCTGCAGCAGGGGTTTAACAACGCCGTCCAAGCCGGACTGAATTTCAAGGAGGCACTCCCCGTCATCGAGGCAACCAACAAGGCAATGGCGGTCACCGGCGCGAATGCCGATCGATTGACCTCGGGCCTCACCGTCGCGGCCACGGCGTTCCAGTTCGACCTGTCCAAACCAAGCCTGGCCCTGTCGCTGCTGGATAAGATGACCACGGCTGGGCGGCTCGGAAACGCCGAGCTGCAGAACCTCAGCGATATTTTTGCCCGGGTCGGCGTCAATGCATCGCGCGCCGGCATGGGCTTCGATCAGACGCTCGCCTTCATCGAGGGCCTCTCCCTCATCGAGAAGCAGCCGGAGAGACTCGCAACCCTCGCGGACTCGACCTTGAGGCTCTTCACGAACCTCAATTACATGAAGCAGGCCCAGAAGACGACGGGGGTCAAGTTCTTCGATGCAAGCGGCGAACGACGCAACCCGCTGGAGATCCTTGCCGACATCAAGAAGAAATACGACGCACTTGAGACCACTGTACAGCGTGAGACCTTTATGAGCAAGGCCCTGAAGGGCGCCGACCTCGACACGATAAAGGGCATGCAGACACTCCTCAAGGGGGACATGCTCGGTAAGATCTCCGGAGAGTTTCTCGCGAAGATCGGGCAGGCCGCAGGGACGATAAACAACGACCTTGATGACGCAATCAACAATGCGATCGACCAGACCGGCAGGCTGAAAGCGAGGATGCGCGAAGCCGCAGATGATTTCGCGAAGCCCGTCAAAGAGGCCATAACCTACGGTATCAAGAGACTCCTCAACAAGAAGAAGAATTCCGAAGATTGGGCCGTCGATTATGACACTGGCACTCCGGGCGGAGTGAGCGGTCTTGGTCTCTCAGGGAAGCAGCTTGTCGGCGGCGGGATTGCGGCGCTCGGTGCCGGCTATGCAGCATATCGGTTCGGCGGACCTCTTGCAAAGAAACTCCTGGGCAGGCTCGGCGGATCCGCGGCGGGCATCGCCGAAGGCAAAGCAGTAGAGGCGACTACGGGTGTTACCCCCGTCTTTGTCACGAACTGGCCCGCCGGGGGTCTTGGCGGCGCTGCGTCTGACATCCCTGGTGCTTCGAAGGCCGGATCTCTTATAAAGAAGGCACTTCCTTTTGCAGGCAAAGGTCTGGCCTGGTTGACCGGGGGTGCCGGTGCGCTTGCGTCCACGGCGGGCCTGGCCGCAGCTGCATCGGGCACAGCGCTCTACAGCGCGTATGATATTGCCCGCGGTGGAAGCGGAAAAAACTGGATCAGCAATACCTTTGATTCGGCGATACAGGCGCTTTTCAATGATAACAAAAGCCTGGGAGACCGGATGTATGACTGGCTAAACAAGGAGGGAGTTAAAAACACCATCAACATCAGTGTGGATAAGGATGGTCGGGTGACGACGAATTCAGACAACATGAACACGCAGGTCAATACATCGAATCACGGGTACTTCCCATGAGCGATGACGAGAGGTTCGAGGCGAAGATAGACGATTTCAACCTCGAGATGGAGACGATCGAGGATACGGTGGAGAAGTCCCTCGCGAAGTACGAGTTCCCCTTCCGCGACGGCGCCCTTATAGAGGACATGGGCCAGAAGGCGCGGGTCATCAAGATGCGGTGCTACTGGTATGAGGAGACCTACGAGACCCACAAGGACTTCGTGAAGCACCTCGAGAAGAAGGATCCCTACGAGCTCCTCCATCCCAAGTACGGCCTCATGAAGGGCTCGATTGATTCTTTCTCAGTCCGCCACGATGACCGCAGGAAGACCGCCGAGGTGGATATTGCCTTCACCCAGGGCCTCATCACGAAGGAGGCAGCCGAACCGACGTACGTGAACAAGGGCGCCGTCGACTGGGGAGCCGAGGACGACTTTGCCACGGGACAGACGGAGCTCATCGAGGAGCTCGAGGCAGACGCCCGGGACCTCCTCGGGACCGAGGCCAAGGAGATCCTCTCGACGATCCTCGATCCCGCACAGGGTCTCATCGGACAGTTCACGGGCATCTCAATGAAGGCGCGGGAGTACGTCAAGAAGGCGGAGAGTATCGTGACGGACCTCACGGGGATGCTCTCCACGATCACGAACCCCGCGGACTCGCTCCTCGCGATGATCACCTACCCGAGCACCCTTCCCGGTATCGTTATCGGCACGATCGCCCGGACGCTCGAGCGGTACGTCTCTCTCTATGACACGCTCCGCGCATCACCGACACGGTTCCTGTCGAGCCTCGATGGGAGCTTCACGTCCCTCGCCGACGACACGGAGGACTCAGGGATGGCAAAGTACGTGACGATCGCCTCCGCACAGAGGAAGGCCCTGGAGACGGCCTATATCTTCCGCGACGACGAGGACAGCCGGGACGTGGTCAAGCGCCTCGAGTCAACCCCGTCCTTCGACGCCCTTGGCAATTACATCAAGCCCGAATCGACAGAGGAGATCCTCACCGTCGACGAGATCGAGGAGATCCTGGCGGATACCCGGACGGACATCCAGGAGGCCGTCGACCTCTCCCGGAACATGACGAGCCTCAAGTCGACCGCGGCGGGCCTCCTCTTCCACGTGAACGAGATCAAGCTCGAGCGGGATAAGATCATGACCGTGGAGACACAAGATACGCTGCCCCTGCACCTTATCTGCCTCAAGTACGGCCTAACGTACAACTACGCGAACCGGGTGGAGAGCATCAACAGGATCAAGAACCCCTCCTTTACCCCTGCCGGCGAGGTGAAGATCTATGTCCGATAACGTCGAGCTCCGCGTCGGGAACAAGGTTCTCAGAAACTGGCTGTCCTATACCATTGAGGCGGATATCTACACCGCCGATGATGCGTTCTCTCTGGAGTTAGCACATCTGGAAATCGCCATAACGGCCGGACAGGAATGTAAGCTCTATGTCAACGGTGAGCCCGAACTCACCGGGATTATCGACCGGGTAAACAGGAGCTACGACAAGTCGGGAGAGAAACTCCGGATCGAAGGTCGGGACCTCATGGGGCTTCTCGTCGACTCCTACTGCGAGGAGTTTGTAACCCTCCAGGGCACGACGGTGAAATCCCTGGCGGAGCGTCTCCTGAAAAGCATCCCTTTTATCAACCGTAAGAAGATCATCTACCAGGAGGATTTCGCCGGACGGCTGAAGAAGAAGGGAAAATCCTCGGGGGACTCTTCGCTGAACCTCATCGATGTCCCACACAATTTCTCACAGATCGAGCCGGGCATGACAGTCTTCGAGGTGTTGAAGCAGTACTCCGCGAGCCGGGGCATGATGTTCTTCTCCCTGCCCGACGGCACCTTCGTCTTCGGCAGACCCAGGGAGAAGGGGACTCCGCTTTACGCTATCGTTTGCACCCGGGATGGGAAAGACAACAACGTCCTTGAAGGGGAGATGGTAAACGACATCTCGAAGCAGTACTCGAAGATAACCGTCATCGGCCAGCAGCAGGGGACCGATGACTCCGAGTCGAACAAGATCAATACAAAGGCGAGCGTGACGGACAGCTCGGTCCCCTTCTACAAACCCATGGTGGTCAAGGACAACAACGACTACCAGAGCCCGGCTCTCCGTGCCCGCATGCTTCTTGAGAAGGCGAGGCATGACGGGTTCCAGCTGCACTACAAGGTGCCCTTCCACAGCCAGGGCGGCAGGAACTGGGCGATCAACGAGCTCTGCACGGTAAAGGACGAGGTCCTCGGCATAGAGGGGACCTATCTCATCTACGGCCGGACCCTGGAGTTATCGAGACAGGGATCCTTCACGAGCGTGAAGCTCGGCAAACCGGGGGTGGCGAAATGATACGGGGCGTTATTCAATCCGTCTTTGAAGGGGTGATAAAGCGGTTCAGCGCCTCCGGCAGGCCGGACGAGACGATCACGAATCGGGAGTACTTTCAGCACTACGGCTTCTCATCGGTACCCCTTGCCGGCGCCGAGGCGATCCTTGTCCAGGAGGGCAACCACATCGTGATGATCGCCTCGGATGACCGCAGGTACCGGATCGGTCTCGAGGCTGGCGAGGTATGCCTCTACACAGACGAGGGGGATCAGATCCGCTTGAAGCGCGACAAGGAGATCTACGTCAAGAGCGGGAACAAGCTCACCGCGGAGATCGAGAACGAGGTGAACGTGACGGCGAAGACGGCGATAGTGACCGCGGCCGAACTTATCCATCTCAAGTCGAAGGCGATCGTCCTGGAGTGTGAGTCCCTCAACATCCTGTCCTCGAGCGGCAGCTCGGCGGCCACGTTGAAAGGGGATTTCGCGCTCGACGGGAGCCTGACCGCCACGGGCTCGATCATCGACACCTCGGGCAATACGAACCACCACACCCATTAGGGAGGGACATGGACTTCAAGATCTTGACGGATGACGACGCGACGGTGGGCCAGATGACCTTCGACCCTGCCGGCGACATCATGAACAACGTCTATCTGAGCCTCGTCGTCAAGCGGGGCTCCTGGTTCCAGAATCCGGACTTCGGCAGCCGGCTGCACCTGTTACAGCGGGCCAAGAACACCGAGAAGACGGCCGCCCTCGCCGAGGAGTACTGCCGGGAGGCCCTGGCCTGGCTCATTGACTGCGGACGGGCCACGAAGATCGACATCCACACCGAGCGGGACCGCTCCCAGGACCTGCACCGCCTGAAGCTCCTCGTCGAGGTGACCCAGACGGACGGCCGGCAGGTGAGTTTTGACAGATTCGTGGAGGTTGTATGAACTTTCAGAAGGACTTTGACGAGCTTCTCGATGAGATCCTGACGGACTACCGCAACCAGTTCCCCGAGGCGGATACCTCCCAGGGGAGCCTGATATTCATCCGGAGCGCCTGCCTCGCGTCGGCGGTTTGGGGTCTCTACCACTACCAGGAGTGGATCTCGAAGCAGATCTTTCCTGACTCGGCGGACACGGAGGCCCTGGAGCACCACGTCTGGGTCAGGGGACTCTCCCGGACGTACAAGGAGACAGACTCCTCGCTCCTTGCCCGTCTCCTCGAATATATCCGGCGGCCGCCAGCGGGAGGCAACAAGTA includes the following:
- a CDS encoding DUF1320 domain-containing protein, with translation MAYCTLDDITKALDETTIIQLTDDENLKPAAIDTGDPDHAGIIARIDEAIETADAEIDGYCAVKYSVPLSPVPAVVNKLSVDLAIYYLYSRRTIPEKVEKRYERAVARLKDVARGLLSLGVDPEPAASVAADSAQANKATSDRVFTRDSLKGF
- a CDS encoding DUF1834 family protein, coding for MLEQIEEAVAARLTLKVPEPKHVDIEEKHSSLAMPAIEVYTGPGPFEKVGQKYKLRPSIFVVVTFQNMRSTKDRRAGMYPVLEAVAAALILQTLDLPIDPMRPKGIENITLEEEEKDGKIVFAVEFQTGFFIDRIDDEAATAEDLLEMGFKYYLKPGDDVADAEDVVEFGTET
- a CDS encoding DUF2635 domain-containing protein, translated to MAVLKVTAAPGTRCPMEGRPREYIADGAAVEVPETAYYRRLIADGSLVVAAPGNKKEVKTDGK
- a CDS encoding phage tail protein, producing the protein MASENISFDNIPSSIRKPGKYFEFNTKLAVRTLPNNKQRMLIVGQRTSAGTVAEKIPTRVFSDKEAEVYFGAGSMCHLLARAAITANPYLDLTVIALDDASAGQPAVGTVTLGASASGSGVLTLYVGTHKVEIAIATSTAAAAVAAALEAELDKHPDLPVTASVDGAVVTLTAKNKGLCGNDIHLSYVLTNVSTLTVSISAMASGATNPTLADALAVVFGEKYDIIASPYNNQTDLTTLKTHLDSVSGPMEQRPGVGVYGMNAALSTVTTLTGQVNSGRILCAYHRYTAATLVQSMPYEIAAAFGAVMAWEEDPARPLNTLALTGITPANIADRLSRTEQETLLYNGASPIEVGPGETVQIARAISTYLQDAQGIDDVSLLDITTIRTLDYVRKAVRERISLRFPREKLSSKTPPKVRAEILDVLLLLQELEMVEEVEANKDALIVERDLQDVNRLNARIPADVVNGLHVFAGRIDLLL
- a CDS encoding phage tail tape measure protein: MSSKNVLELILSGNSSKLLNALGIGEKGLRKFGHTAKQEFDRIRSAATSVEGKLASLGMSIGAGMLVKQSAQMDKVLTQIGQTAGATKGEVQGLRKELFRMSSETGQSVEDLQQGFNNAVQAGLNFKEALPVIEATNKAMAVTGANADRLTSGLTVAATAFQFDLSKPSLALSLLDKMTTAGRLGNAELQNLSDIFARVGVNASRAGMGFDQTLAFIEGLSLIEKQPERLATLADSTLRLFTNLNYMKQAQKTTGVKFFDASGERRNPLEILADIKKKYDALETTVQRETFMSKALKGADLDTIKGMQTLLKGDMLGKISGEFLAKIGQAAGTINNDLDDAINNAIDQTGRLKARMREAADDFAKPVKEAITYGIKRLLNKKKNSEDWAVDYDTGTPGGVSGLGLSGKQLVGGGIAALGAGYAAYRFGGPLAKKLLGRLGGSAAGIAEGKAVEATTGVTPVFVTNWPAGGLGGAASDIPGASKAGSLIKKALPFAGKGLAWLTGGAGALASTAGLAAAASGTALYSAYDIARGGSGKNWISNTFDSAIQALFNDNKSLGDRMYDWLNKEGVKNTINISVDKDGRVTTNSDNMNTQVNTSNHGYFP
- a CDS encoding phage baseplate assembly protein V — protein: MIRGVIQSVFEGVIKRFSASGRPDETITNREYFQHYGFSSVPLAGAEAILVQEGNHIVMIASDDRRYRIGLEAGEVCLYTDEGDQIRLKRDKEIYVKSGNKLTAEIENEVNVTAKTAIVTAAELIHLKSKAIVLECESLNILSSSGSSAATLKGDFALDGSLTATGSIIDTSGNTNHHTH